Part of the Candidatus Poribacteria bacterium genome, GAAGCTGTATCGCCAGAAACATACCGGAAGGGCCAGAGCGGGCGATGCCAAGTCTCCCACCCGCGTCGGTGGGGGAGTCGCCTTCGGGCCGAAGCCGAGAAGCTATAGACAGCGCACGCCGAAGAAAATGAGACGGCTGGCTCTGATGCATGCTATCGCCGATAAATTCCAGAACGATAACGTGAAGGTGATAGATCGGATCGAGCTCGAAAGGCCCAAGACGAAATCGATGGTTCAGATCCTGAACTCTCTCGGCCTGGAAGGCAAGGTGTTGATCGTGCTGGAATCCCATGACAGAAACGTCTACCTCTCGGCCAGGAACATACCCGGAGTTCACACCTGCCGGTGGAGCGATCTCAACGCCTACGATGTCCTGTGGCACGATAAGCTTCTGATAACCAAGGAGGCGCTTGAAAACCTGCAGGCCAAATTCGCACTCGAGCCGGAGGAGGTTGCCTCATCATGAAAGATCCGTATAAGATCATCCTGCAGCCCCTCCTGACCGAGAAGAGCACCGCTTTGAGGGATGAGCAGAACAAATACGCCTTTCTGGTCGATATCAACGCCAACAAGGTTGAGATCAGAGAGGCGCTTGAGGCGCTTTTCCCCGAGGTGAAGGGGAAGATCGTCAAGATCAACACGGTCAGGGTGAAGGGCAAGAGGAAGGGTCATCTGGTCAGGTATAGGTATGGAATAGGTAAGCGTCCGGATAGGAAGAAGGCGATCGTCACCCTGGAGGAGGGTACCATTATTTCTCTGTATGAGACGACAATCTGATGGAGGGGTGCTGAGTTGGGGATTAAGAGATTTGCTCCCATAACGCCTGGAAGGCGGTTTATGACCGGTCATACGTTCGAGGAGATAACGAAGGAGAAGCCTGAGAAATCCCTGACTAAGGGCATATCCAAGACGGGCGGGAGGAACTCTTACGGCAGAATAACCGTCAGGCATCGAGGCGGAGGACATAAGCGCAGGTATAGGATAATAGACTTCAAGCGGGATAAATTCGGTGTTCCGGCTAAGGTTGTGGCGATAGAGTATGACCCGAACAGGACGGCGAGGATAGCTCTTTTGCAATACGTTGACGGCGAAAGGCGGTATATAATCGCCCCGCTTGGGCTGAAGGTCGGGGATACGGTTATGTCGGGGCCGGATGCCGAGGTGAAGATCGGCAACGCCCTGCCGCTTGAAAGGATACCTCTGGGCACGTTCATCCACAACATAGAACTTATCCCCGGCAGGGGCGGACAATTGGCCAGGGCTGCCGGAGCCGCCGCCGTGTTGGTAGCCAGGGAGGGCAAATACGCCCATGTCAGACTCCCGTCAAACGAGGTGAGGTTGATCCCCGTTGGATGTATGGCCACGATCGGTCAGGTCGGTAACCTCGAACACGAGAACGTCGTCATAGGCAAAGCGGGCAGAAAGAGATGGCTCGGGATAAGGCCGACCGTCAGGGGCGTCGCCATGAACCCTGTCGATCACCCACATGGTGGCGGCGAGGGGAAATCCCACGGCGGGAGACATCCCGTCACGCCCTGGGGACAGCCGACGAAAGGATATAAAACCAGAAGGAAGAAACCCTCAGACAGGCTCATAGTCTCTCGCAGGAAATAAGGGGGTGTAGATAATGCCGAGATCTCTGAAGAAGGGGCCATACGTCGATCCGAAGCTGCTTAAAAAAGTTCGAA contains:
- the rplD gene encoding 50S ribosomal protein L4, producing MPKLSLYSQSGEVIGEIHPSERLYTERINVPVLHQAVVGYLANRRLGTASTKSRSEVKGSGRKLYRQKHTGRARAGDAKSPTRVGGGVAFGPKPRSYRQRTPKKMRRLALMHAIADKFQNDNVKVIDRIELERPKTKSMVQILNSLGLEGKVLIVLESHDRNVYLSARNIPGVHTCRWSDLNAYDVLWHDKLLITKEALENLQAKFALEPEEVASS
- the rplW gene encoding 50S ribosomal protein L23 translates to MKDPYKIILQPLLTEKSTALRDEQNKYAFLVDINANKVEIREALEALFPEVKGKIVKINTVRVKGKRKGHLVRYRYGIGKRPDRKKAIVTLEEGTIISLYETTI
- the rplB gene encoding 50S ribosomal protein L2, which produces MGIKRFAPITPGRRFMTGHTFEEITKEKPEKSLTKGISKTGGRNSYGRITVRHRGGGHKRRYRIIDFKRDKFGVPAKVVAIEYDPNRTARIALLQYVDGERRYIIAPLGLKVGDTVMSGPDAEVKIGNALPLERIPLGTFIHNIELIPGRGGQLARAAGAAAVLVAREGKYAHVRLPSNEVRLIPVGCMATIGQVGNLEHENVVIGKAGRKRWLGIRPTVRGVAMNPVDHPHGGGEGKSHGGRHPVTPWGQPTKGYKTRRKKPSDRLIVSRRK